Proteins from a single region of Oscillospiraceae bacterium:
- a CDS encoding FIST C-terminal domain-containing protein translates to MIKLFTAFTEEIDDAAAATEEILSQLPPEDTLPRHRVGIVHCHPDFLKLGVVKALRERLSFDLVGCTSISMEVPGVMGPLVLTMTVLASDDVSFLCGVTTPIGDTLEDEVDILYKRLLAGQSETPAMLITFVPFIASISGDEFLEQLDAASGNLPVFGAVSISNDIGNHEVYTLLNEEHWKNTLALVAVMGPAEPTFLSIATLEKHITMEEHILRQKAVITSADRNVLQSVNDMPAVRYLESIGLAENGAVSSLETISLVIETRDGVQLIRAGVAATPEGYVACGGGIPVNATLGVANVGPDEVVNTVRAILNDALAQARGRGMLIYSCAARYWSLGVNNMVEHECATELLSGVCPYHFVYSGGEIVPVTLPDGRTVNNLQNISVAICIL, encoded by the coding sequence ATGATCAAATTATTTACGGCTTTCACAGAGGAGATCGACGATGCGGCCGCCGCGACCGAAGAGATTTTGTCGCAGCTCCCCCCTGAAGACACCCTCCCGCGCCACCGCGTGGGGATCGTGCACTGCCACCCCGACTTTTTGAAGCTGGGCGTCGTGAAGGCGCTGCGCGAACGTCTCTCTTTCGACCTGGTTGGCTGTACGTCGATCAGCATGGAGGTGCCGGGCGTCATGGGCCCGCTCGTCCTGACCATGACCGTGCTGGCCAGCGACGATGTGTCCTTCCTGTGCGGGGTCACCACGCCGATCGGGGACACCCTGGAGGACGAGGTAGATATCCTCTACAAACGCCTGCTGGCGGGGCAGAGCGAAACGCCCGCTATGCTGATCACCTTCGTCCCCTTTATCGCCTCCATCAGCGGCGACGAATTCCTCGAACAGCTGGACGCCGCGTCGGGCAACCTGCCCGTCTTCGGCGCCGTCTCCATCTCCAACGACATCGGCAACCACGAGGTGTACACCCTCCTGAATGAAGAACACTGGAAAAACACGCTGGCGCTGGTGGCCGTGATGGGCCCGGCGGAACCTACCTTTCTCAGCATCGCCACGCTGGAGAAGCACATCACGATGGAAGAGCACATCCTGCGGCAGAAGGCCGTCATCACGTCCGCGGACCGCAACGTCCTGCAGAGCGTAAACGACATGCCCGCGGTTCGCTATCTCGAGTCGATCGGGCTGGCGGAGAACGGCGCTGTGTCGAGCCTCGAGACCATCTCGCTCGTGATCGAAACCCGGGACGGCGTCCAACTGATCCGCGCCGGCGTCGCCGCGACGCCCGAGGGCTATGTGGCGTGCGGCGGCGGTATCCCGGTCAATGCCACGCTGGGCGTCGCCAATGTGGGCCCGGACGAGGTTGTAAACACGGTGCGAGCCATCCTAAACGACGCACTGGCGCAGGCCCGAGGCCGGGGGATGCTGATCTACTCCTGCGCGGCGCGCTACTGGTCCCTCGGCGTCAACAACATGGTGGAGCACGAGTGCGCGACAGAGCTCCTCTCGGGGGTCTGCCCCTATCACTTTGTCTACTCCGGCGGGGAGATCGTGCCAGTGACGCTGCCGGACGGCCGGACGGTCAACAACTTGCAAAACATCTCCGTGGCCATCTGTATTTTATAA
- a CDS encoding response regulator codes for MEESWGRAVVVAVDDDPIILHSILSILQSEYSVRPFPSGASALKYLRSNPADLIVLDYFMPEMTGHELLLLLQADPALKEIPVIFLTGSTDGDGEAEALEMGASDYLLKPIRPKALLTRVRLQLELQKHRRHLESLVDEKMRQLRQINRQLELRERTTMNLLARASDLRDPETGTHVNRTTEYVRIIVADLMLRPTVGYELTVDEGYAIVEAVKLHDIGKIAMPDSVLLKPGRLTPEEFEIIKKHPVYGEEMLHEAVEEMSDDLLLLTARDIAFAHHEKWDGSGYPRGLSGADIPLSARIAAVADVFDALTSQRPYKKPFPTRTAFDIIYKDAGAHFDPYIAQVVQRHERDFERVAREI; via the coding sequence ATGGAAGAGTCCTGGGGCAGAGCGGTTGTCGTGGCGGTGGATGACGACCCGATCATCTTGCATTCGATTCTGTCCATCCTACAGTCGGAGTACAGCGTACGCCCGTTCCCCTCCGGGGCAAGCGCGCTGAAGTACCTGCGCAGCAACCCGGCTGATTTGATTGTGTTGGATTACTTCATGCCCGAGATGACAGGGCACGAACTGTTGCTGTTGCTGCAGGCCGATCCGGCACTGAAAGAGATCCCTGTCATCTTTCTCACGGGCTCGACGGACGGGGACGGCGAGGCGGAAGCTTTGGAGATGGGGGCGTCGGACTATCTGCTCAAACCCATCCGGCCCAAGGCGCTGCTCACCCGTGTGCGTCTCCAGCTCGAACTGCAAAAGCACCGTCGGCATCTTGAGTCGCTGGTGGACGAAAAGATGCGTCAGCTCAGGCAGATTAACCGCCAACTGGAGCTGCGCGAGCGGACGACGATGAATCTGCTGGCGCGCGCGAGCGATCTGCGCGATCCGGAGACGGGGACGCACGTCAACCGTACGACGGAGTATGTTCGGATCATTGTGGCGGACCTGATGCTCCGCCCGACTGTGGGGTATGAACTCACGGTGGACGAGGGCTACGCGATTGTCGAGGCCGTCAAGCTGCATGACATCGGGAAGATTGCGATGCCGGACAGTGTGCTGCTAAAGCCGGGCCGGCTGACGCCGGAGGAATTTGAGATTATCAAGAAGCACCCGGTCTATGGCGAGGAGATGCTGCACGAGGCTGTGGAGGAGATGAGCGACGATTTGCTGTTGCTCACGGCGCGGGACATTGCGTTTGCGCACCACGAGAAGTGGGACGGTTCTGGCTATCCCCGCGGGCTCTCCGGCGCGGACATTCCCCTTAGCGCCCGCATCGCCGCCGTGGCGGACGTCTTCGACGCGCTCACATCCCAGCGGCCCTACAAGAAGCCTTTCCCGACGCGGACGGCCTTCGACATCATCTACAAAGACGCCGGGGCGCATTTCGATCCCTACATTGCCCAGGTGGTCCAGCGTCACGAACGGGACTTCGAACGCGTCGCCCGGGAGATCTAG